The following proteins are encoded in a genomic region of Bacillus sp. FJAT-22090:
- a CDS encoding GNAT family N-acetyltransferase — translation MYRIFRSGDEKGIVRLWNEVLKFDPINADRFRNQVLLDANFDPEGLIVAEENAEIIGTILAISRKLPMNGIELEKDTAWISFFFVKPEFEREGIGAGLMERACQYAREVGAEKILFSSYAPNYFVPGIDEEHYPKGYSFLQKEGFSRIYSPVAMYRPLTDYVCPEEITVLKKMRESEGYTFGTVQDGDFFELIRFANTAFNPDWGRAIREGVLQGLDPSQIFVAKWNGKIVGFALYGGYEGIRERFGPFGVDGSEQGKGLGKILLHDTLFSMRARTLHGAWFLWTSETSSAGHLYLKNGFKTFRKFHVMLKAL, via the coding sequence ATGTATCGGATCTTTCGTTCGGGAGATGAAAAGGGAATCGTGAGGTTATGGAACGAAGTGTTGAAGTTCGATCCAATAAATGCTGATAGATTTCGCAACCAGGTCCTATTAGATGCCAATTTTGACCCAGAAGGTCTTATTGTTGCGGAGGAGAATGCTGAAATCATCGGTACTATTTTAGCTATTTCAAGAAAGCTTCCGATGAACGGTATAGAACTCGAGAAGGACACGGCTTGGATTTCCTTCTTCTTTGTTAAACCTGAATTTGAGCGTGAAGGAATTGGAGCAGGTCTTATGGAAAGGGCTTGTCAATATGCACGGGAAGTAGGTGCAGAGAAGATTCTCTTCTCTTCTTATGCTCCAAATTACTTCGTTCCAGGTATTGATGAGGAACATTATCCAAAAGGTTATTCTTTTCTCCAGAAAGAAGGATTCAGTAGAATATATTCACCAGTTGCGATGTATCGTCCATTAACAGACTATGTTTGTCCTGAAGAGATAACGGTCCTAAAGAAAATGCGGGAATCAGAAGGGTATACGTTTGGAACGGTACAGGACGGAGATTTTTTCGAATTGATTAGATTTGCTAACACAGCATTCAACCCTGACTGGGGGAGAGCGATTAGGGAAGGTGTTCTGCAAGGTTTAGATCCTTCACAAATATTTGTAGCTAAATGGAATGGAAAGATAGTCGGCTTTGCTCTATACGGTGGCTATGAAGGTATACGTGAACGTTTCGGTCCATTTGGTGTAGACGGCAGTGAGCAAGGAAAAGGGTTAGGAAAGATTCTTCTGCACGATACATTATTCAGCATGAGGGCAAGAACTCTTCATGGAGCATGGTTCCTCTGGACTAGTGAAACTAGTTCTGCGGGGCACCTTTACCTCAAGAACGGATTTAAGACTTTTAGGAAGTTCCATGTTATGTTAAAGGCATTATAA
- the murQ gene encoding N-acetylmuramic acid 6-phosphate etherase: MENLSFLTTEESNCKTENLDEMSVIEILNIMNEEDQTIANAVRQVISQIGEVVEKVVQAFQNGGRLIYIGAGTSGRIGVLDAVECPPTFSTSPEQVQAVLAGGESAMFTAVEGAEDDIELGAGDLKKIGITSNDVVIGIAASGRTPYVKGALKYAGSCGAVTVSLSSNTDSEISEDADIEIEVVTGPEILTGSTRLRAATAHKMILNMISTASMVKTGKVYHNFMIDLNASNLKLRERAKKIVCTVTSVEYEEAEKVLMQTDFNVKLAIVMILTNTNRNEAEALIDQSGGFVNSAVKLAESNKG, translated from the coding sequence ATGGAAAATTTATCTTTTTTAACAACTGAAGAAAGTAACTGCAAAACTGAAAACCTGGATGAAATGTCAGTTATAGAAATTTTGAATATCATGAATGAGGAAGATCAAACCATAGCAAATGCTGTCCGCCAAGTGATTTCTCAAATTGGCGAGGTGGTTGAAAAAGTTGTGCAAGCATTTCAAAACGGAGGAAGGCTCATTTATATCGGCGCCGGAACAAGCGGAAGAATCGGGGTCTTGGATGCAGTCGAATGTCCCCCGACATTCAGTACATCACCTGAGCAGGTTCAAGCAGTGTTAGCTGGCGGGGAAAGTGCCATGTTTACAGCAGTAGAAGGAGCCGAAGACGATATCGAGTTGGGTGCAGGCGACCTAAAGAAAATAGGCATCACTTCAAATGATGTAGTAATAGGAATTGCTGCAAGCGGAAGGACTCCTTATGTGAAAGGTGCACTGAAATATGCGGGTTCATGTGGGGCTGTGACAGTTAGTTTGTCCAGTAATACGGATTCTGAAATCAGCGAGGACGCTGATATAGAAATCGAGGTTGTGACAGGTCCTGAGATATTGACCGGTTCTACCCGTCTTCGTGCTGCAACAGCACACAAAATGATCCTGAATATGATTTCAACTGCATCTATGGTAAAAACTGGAAAAGTGTACCATAACTTCATGATTGATTTGAATGCAAGCAATTTAAAACTGCGTGAGCGTGCCAAAAAAATCGTTTGTACAGTGACTAGTGTAGAATATGAGGAAGCAGAGAAGGTATTAATGCAAACAGACTTTAATGTTAAACTAGCAATCGTGATGATTTTAACAAATACTAACCGGAATGAAGCGGAAGCATTAATCGATCAATCTGGGGGCTTTGTTAATTCCGCAGTCAAATTAGCTGAAAGCAATAAGGGGTGA
- a CDS encoding exo-beta-N-acetylmuramidase NamZ family protein: MVRVRLGIDLFMERYSGIIKGKRVGLLTNQTGADSRLQSSIRLFHRHPDIQLTALYAPEHGLKTYTKEGEKFSNTIHVETGLPVFSLYGQTKKPTKEMLEPVDVVVFDIQDIGSRYYTYIYSMLYMMEACKENSKAMIVLDRPNPIGGTEVEGNLIQPDYKSFVGLYTLPARHGMTVGELAAYFNNSVGCQLTIIKMEGWERQMLLSETGVSWIAPSPNTTSLDMMLLYPGTCLLEGTNLSEGRGTTQPFEVFGAPFINGVRLQDEVNALNLYGVVARDVSFKPTYSKFQDTVCEGIQLHVTDRHFFRPLETFVHVLNTVFRIYGEQLSFMEYEHLKHPMFDLLAGNNLLRTALTGGNIEDYLEDCLKGSEQFLNDRHPYLLYR; the protein is encoded by the coding sequence ATGGTCCGAGTAAGGTTGGGAATTGACCTTTTCATGGAAAGGTATTCAGGAATTATAAAGGGCAAAAGGGTTGGATTGTTGACCAACCAGACAGGCGCTGATTCCCGTCTACAATCATCGATCAGATTGTTCCATCGGCATCCCGATATTCAACTGACTGCACTTTACGCACCTGAACATGGATTAAAAACGTATACAAAAGAAGGGGAAAAATTCTCTAATACAATTCATGTAGAAACGGGACTTCCAGTCTTTAGTTTATATGGACAGACGAAAAAGCCAACTAAGGAAATGTTGGAACCAGTAGATGTTGTTGTATTCGATATTCAGGATATTGGCTCTCGATACTATACTTATATCTACTCAATGCTCTATATGATGGAAGCTTGTAAAGAGAACAGTAAGGCTATGATCGTCCTGGACCGTCCAAATCCAATCGGCGGGACTGAAGTGGAAGGAAATCTTATACAGCCTGATTATAAGTCGTTTGTCGGTTTGTACACCTTGCCAGCAAGGCATGGGATGACTGTAGGAGAACTGGCCGCTTACTTTAACAATAGTGTAGGCTGTCAATTAACCATTATCAAAATGGAAGGCTGGGAACGGCAAATGCTACTATCCGAGACTGGTGTTTCTTGGATTGCACCATCACCAAATACGACTAGTCTTGATATGATGCTTCTCTATCCAGGTACTTGCTTGTTGGAAGGTACAAATCTTTCCGAAGGCAGGGGAACGACACAACCTTTTGAAGTATTCGGCGCGCCATTTATTAATGGGGTCCGGCTTCAAGATGAAGTGAATGCTCTAAATCTCTATGGAGTTGTTGCTCGGGATGTTTCTTTTAAACCAACGTACTCAAAATTTCAGGATACGGTATGTGAGGGAATTCAACTTCATGTAACAGACCGGCATTTTTTTAGGCCGCTTGAGACCTTTGTTCATGTATTAAATACCGTTTTTCGGATTTACGGAGAACAGCTATCATTTATGGAATATGAACACCTGAAACATCCGATGTTCGACCTTTTGGCAGGAAATAACCTATTAAGAACTGCGTTGACAGGAGGAAATATAGAAGATTATTTAGAGGATTGTCTCAAAGGCAGCGAACAATTCCTTAATGATCGACATCCTTATTTACTTTATAGATAG
- a CDS encoding carbohydrate ABC transporter permease has translation MKRKNLNKMNKTITYLLLTIFAIVSLLPLYWVFSTSLQLSSYQSKDMERPVSYINANPPKMYPMGIPLYFEHWSEAREAAKADDSELEQYHRNMMDSIVDDTFASFKSLFTKHDIGNWFFNSFYISVVVTVGILLFDSMAGYVLAKKKFPGRNLIFWIIISTMMIPGQVTLVPMFIMVGNLNLMDTHWALILPDLAMVFGVFLMRQFMYSIPDELLEAAKMDGASEWKTFWTVVLPLAKPGLATLGIFTFMNVWNSFLWPIIVLNSADLYTLPVGLKTLQDANLASFKLLMSGAAITAIPMIIVFILFQRYFVKGLTLGGVKE, from the coding sequence TTGAAAAGGAAAAATCTAAATAAAATGAACAAGACTATTACCTATTTATTGCTGACGATTTTTGCTATAGTTTCGTTGCTCCCGCTCTATTGGGTATTTTCAACTTCACTACAATTAAGCAGCTATCAGTCTAAGGACATGGAGCGCCCAGTTTCCTATATAAATGCAAATCCTCCGAAAATGTATCCAATGGGGATTCCGCTTTATTTTGAACACTGGTCTGAAGCGAGGGAAGCAGCAAAAGCTGATGATTCGGAGCTTGAACAATATCACAGAAATATGATGGATTCCATTGTAGATGACACATTTGCAAGTTTTAAATCATTATTCACAAAACATGACATAGGCAACTGGTTTTTTAATAGCTTCTACATATCGGTTGTCGTAACGGTAGGGATTTTACTCTTCGATTCGATGGCAGGCTATGTGCTGGCCAAAAAGAAGTTCCCGGGAAGGAATCTAATATTTTGGATCATCATTTCTACTATGATGATTCCTGGTCAGGTAACACTTGTACCAATGTTTATCATGGTTGGTAATCTTAACTTGATGGATACGCACTGGGCGTTAATATTGCCTGACTTGGCAATGGTGTTTGGTGTATTCCTAATGCGGCAATTTATGTACTCAATACCTGATGAATTGCTTGAAGCGGCTAAAATGGATGGGGCCAGTGAGTGGAAAACATTCTGGACGGTTGTTCTCCCCCTTGCAAAACCTGGTCTTGCAACTCTTGGTATTTTCACATTCATGAACGTGTGGAATTCATTCCTATGGCCAATTATTGTTTTGAATAGCGCAGATCTATACACATTACCTGTAGGGTTGAAAACTTTGCAAGATGCAAACTTGGCTAGCTTTAAACTCCTTATGAGCGGTGCTGCAATTACAGCAATACCAATGATTATCGTGTTCATTCTATTCCAACGTTACTTCGTAAAAGGATTAACACTTGGAGGAGTGAAGGAATAA
- a CDS encoding carbohydrate ABC transporter permease, which translates to MTQISEKPAPSVDLKTEMENGLPSAKQFEKKTRKKRSVFNEMKKNYSAYLFLLPKLILFSLFIAFPVVWAFVLSFQEYYVLAGSKFVGLENYIKVFESEAFWVAIKNTLLFTVVTVPFSVISALVIASMIFGLGKLSQSFFRSAFYLPTVTSMVIIAMVWRWMYNYDFGLFNYILGWFGVEQINWLGQSATALWALIIMSCLIPFGAGIIMYLASMGSISQSLYEAARIDGANSFKQWFHITIPLLKPTTLYLVLLSTIGSFQVFTQIIMMTGGGPGNATETLVHLIYKTGFRDFEYGLAAAQSVVLFIIILFFSVIQFRVLRHDD; encoded by the coding sequence ATGACTCAAATTTCGGAAAAACCGGCTCCATCAGTAGATCTTAAAACTGAGATGGAGAATGGTCTACCGTCTGCTAAACAGTTTGAGAAAAAAACGAGAAAGAAGCGTAGCGTGTTCAATGAAATGAAAAAGAACTACAGCGCATATTTATTCCTTCTTCCAAAACTCATTCTGTTTTCATTGTTTATCGCTTTCCCGGTTGTATGGGCATTTGTACTTTCATTCCAGGAATATTACGTATTAGCTGGAAGTAAATTTGTCGGGTTGGAAAATTACATCAAGGTATTTGAAAGTGAAGCGTTTTGGGTTGCGATCAAGAATACATTGCTATTCACTGTGGTAACAGTACCGTTTTCAGTCATTAGTGCATTAGTCATCGCATCGATGATTTTCGGTTTAGGAAAGCTGTCACAAAGCTTTTTTCGCTCAGCCTTTTACTTGCCAACTGTGACATCAATGGTCATCATCGCAATGGTTTGGCGCTGGATGTATAATTATGATTTCGGATTGTTCAATTACATTTTAGGCTGGTTTGGCGTTGAGCAAATCAATTGGCTAGGACAGTCTGCAACCGCACTTTGGGCATTAATTATTATGTCCTGTCTTATACCTTTCGGTGCGGGTATTATTATGTACTTGGCTTCAATGGGTTCAATTTCGCAATCATTATATGAAGCTGCAAGAATTGATGGGGCAAATAGCTTTAAGCAATGGTTTCATATTACGATTCCACTTTTAAAACCGACAACATTATATTTGGTTCTTCTTAGCACAATCGGATCTTTTCAAGTGTTCACCCAAATTATCATGATGACAGGCGGTGGACCAGGAAATGCAACCGAAACGTTAGTACATCTCATCTATAAGACTGGATTTCGGGACTTTGAATATGGATTAGCAGCGGCACAGTCAGTCGTCCTATTTATTATTATCTTATTCTTCTCTGTTATCCAGTTCCGTGTTCTACGACATGATGATTGA
- a CDS encoding extracellular solute-binding protein has product MKNMWKKSALLVASLGLSASVLAACSGDSEEAGNAEEFKGTITIWDGPRWPDKDDNKYHWLESKVAEYEAEHEGIDIELVQVPWAEMGDKLGVAIGGKSWPDIAPVDISGSSVSIDHIEQGVIEPLDAFFSDEEKGDFYENTLEAYTYEDKLYGIPNSITLHTMLLNLDLFEEKGVTPPENGKWTYDEFLEAAKQLTFDRDSDGKTDVYGFSTYVLPGYYETWPFFFKNGGSPLNEDMTEFTMDDPKVVQAIQDLADLKLEHEVAPETLGGADVGGTFQAWANEEQRTVAMQPWATWAIGAAQGKYPTNFMVAEYPSADSDAQTIGGVGGWIMFHQEDANKKAAIADFMKYISSTDEQFVMAQNYGIFPARISASEKDPFKDNPEMTRAMEMSDQVVMLPRHPEWKKIDEAIQSQLQLVFNGEKTAEEAMADAKKVVDELLK; this is encoded by the coding sequence ATGAAGAACATGTGGAAAAAATCCGCACTTTTGGTTGCATCGCTTGGTCTATCTGCTTCCGTATTAGCGGCATGCAGCGGCGATTCTGAAGAAGCTGGAAATGCAGAGGAATTCAAAGGCACAATCACAATTTGGGATGGACCAAGATGGCCAGACAAAGATGACAACAAATATCATTGGCTTGAGTCCAAAGTTGCTGAGTATGAAGCAGAGCATGAAGGAATTGACATTGAATTGGTGCAAGTTCCATGGGCTGAAATGGGCGACAAGCTAGGTGTTGCAATCGGTGGAAAGTCTTGGCCGGATATTGCTCCGGTTGACATTAGCGGAAGCTCTGTAAGTATCGATCATATCGAGCAGGGAGTCATCGAACCACTTGATGCATTTTTCTCTGATGAGGAAAAAGGAGACTTCTACGAAAACACATTAGAAGCTTATACGTATGAAGATAAGCTATATGGGATCCCGAACTCCATCACGCTTCACACAATGCTGTTGAACCTTGATCTATTTGAGGAAAAAGGAGTAACTCCTCCTGAAAATGGCAAGTGGACGTATGATGAGTTCCTTGAAGCAGCAAAACAATTGACTTTCGACCGTGACAGCGACGGCAAAACAGATGTATATGGTTTCTCCACTTATGTACTTCCTGGATACTATGAAACTTGGCCATTTTTCTTTAAAAATGGAGGTTCTCCTTTAAATGAAGATATGACTGAATTCACAATGGATGATCCTAAAGTTGTTCAAGCAATTCAAGACCTTGCTGATTTGAAATTGGAACATGAAGTCGCACCTGAAACATTGGGTGGTGCTGACGTAGGTGGTACATTCCAAGCTTGGGCAAACGAAGAACAACGTACTGTTGCAATGCAGCCTTGGGCAACATGGGCAATCGGTGCTGCACAAGGTAAATACCCGACAAATTTCATGGTAGCTGAATATCCAAGCGCAGATTCGGATGCACAAACTATCGGCGGAGTTGGCGGCTGGATTATGTTCCACCAAGAGGATGCAAATAAAAAAGCGGCAATTGCTGACTTCATGAAATATATTTCATCTACTGACGAGCAATTCGTAATGGCGCAAAACTATGGTATTTTCCCTGCGCGTATCAGTGCTTCTGAGAAGGATCCATTCAAAGACAATCCAGAAATGACACGTGCAATGGAAATGTCTGACCAAGTAGTAATGCTTCCACGCCATCCTGAATGGAAGAAGATTGATGAAGCGATCCAATCACAGCTTCAATTAGTCTTTAACGGGGAGAAAACAGCGGAAGAAGCTATGGCGGATGCCAAGAAAGTCGTCGATGAACTATTAAAATAA
- a CDS encoding anhydro-N-acetylmuramic acid kinase produces MRVCGLMSGTSLDGLDMAIVDFSMTDGVLEHELKHFTTMPYTPELREQLASLMDQEAPVQSISSMNMYLGELYASSIKKILANSDIAFDSIDLVSSHGQTIWHEPIVGGDAFSRPNTLQIGDISVIAEHTGKPVIGDFRTRDMAAGGQGAPLVPFADQFLFQSEQSGRVLVNIGGISNITVLPPKGSVQEIIAYDTGPGNMIVDAFSSIYTNGKENFDQDGKFAGAGKVSEEWLNQLLQHTYYKKPAPKSTGREEFGIGYAESIWHKADQLGLSSLDKIATATMLTARTLADEIQKYVTSHELSEIFVSGGGVHNVTLLNYLRELLHDSVNVEKIEMLGINSDAKEAFVFALLGYLGFHQLPNNSPAATGANRQTVLGKIAW; encoded by the coding sequence ATGCGCGTTTGCGGACTCATGTCAGGGACATCACTTGATGGATTAGATATGGCAATTGTTGATTTTTCTATGACGGATGGAGTGCTTGAACATGAATTGAAGCATTTCACTACAATGCCGTATACGCCGGAATTAAGGGAACAACTCGCAAGTTTAATGGATCAAGAAGCACCCGTACAGTCTATATCATCTATGAATATGTATTTGGGAGAATTATATGCTTCATCTATTAAAAAGATATTAGCTAATTCTGATATTGCGTTTGATTCAATCGACTTGGTCAGCTCTCATGGACAAACGATTTGGCATGAACCCATTGTAGGGGGAGACGCTTTCTCAAGGCCGAATACTCTTCAAATTGGTGATATTTCAGTAATTGCTGAACATACAGGAAAACCTGTTATCGGTGATTTCCGGACACGTGACATGGCGGCTGGCGGTCAAGGTGCACCATTAGTGCCGTTTGCAGACCAGTTTTTATTCCAATCTGAACAATCCGGAAGGGTGTTAGTTAATATTGGTGGCATCTCCAATATTACAGTGCTTCCGCCGAAAGGTTCAGTACAGGAAATCATCGCCTATGACACAGGACCAGGTAATATGATCGTTGATGCTTTTTCATCCATCTATACTAATGGAAAAGAGAACTTTGACCAGGACGGAAAATTTGCTGGAGCCGGTAAGGTGAGTGAGGAGTGGCTGAATCAGCTACTTCAACATACCTACTATAAGAAACCCGCACCAAAGAGTACAGGCAGGGAAGAGTTCGGAATTGGCTATGCAGAATCCATTTGGCACAAGGCAGATCAACTTGGTTTATCTTCACTCGACAAGATTGCTACCGCTACAATGCTTACAGCACGTACCTTGGCGGATGAAATCCAAAAGTACGTAACATCTCATGAATTATCAGAAATTTTCGTCAGTGGTGGGGGAGTGCATAATGTTACTCTCCTAAACTACTTAAGAGAATTGCTTCATGATTCAGTGAATGTAGAGAAGATTGAAATGCTAGGAATCAATAGTGATGCCAAAGAAGCTTTTGTGTTCGCTCTATTAGGGTATCTGGGCTTTCATCAATTGCCTAATAATTCCCCTGCTGCAACAGGAGCAAATAGGCAGACGGTTCTTGGGAAAATTGCTTGGTGA
- the nagZ gene encoding beta-N-acetylhexosaminidase codes for MELKKKVGRMLIAGFKGTTISEEIKHLIHEYHIGGVILFGRNIGTPQEILSLTRSLQLEAKAAGYSMPLLICIDQENGVVRRLGDGTTIIPGAMLLGAAGDVNYAMQAGRITGKELKALGINWNLAPVVDVNNNALNPVIGVRSFGEDPKKVASLAVQTMTGMQEERVMTTLKHFPGHGDTSVDSHLDLPVIAHDLKRLHEVELVPFKECIKTGADAIMTAHVYFPALETEENTPATLSKSVITGLLREKLGFDGVITTDCMEMDAIAKGIGTVEGALRAVEAGVDLVMVSHIHSLQEQSIIKIVEGVRNGVILEARIDESVNRIDNMIGNYASWDEIEQVSEVPAFVGSDSHRELMREIYKAGITKVYGNGEAIAHEAKVLLIYPTNEYATMVEDRRYSTIGMADELMKVHKNVEILEIIPADYAVAIEGAVEKSTGYDHVVVLTLNAVKDPAQERLVHKLIESGKPVDVIAIRSPYDAALFQNANRVICTYEFTKSAFEIVSEFLVGKVEVKGKLPVSLPFIETIF; via the coding sequence AGGAGTCTGCAACTTGAGGCAAAAGCTGCTGGCTATTCCATGCCTTTGCTTATTTGTATTGATCAGGAGAATGGTGTTGTAAGGCGGTTAGGGGACGGTACCACTATCATTCCAGGTGCAATGCTTCTAGGAGCTGCAGGAGATGTTAATTATGCCATGCAGGCAGGCAGAATAACAGGCAAGGAATTAAAGGCACTTGGCATCAACTGGAACTTGGCACCGGTTGTCGATGTGAATAATAATGCTTTAAATCCAGTAATTGGAGTACGTTCCTTTGGGGAGGACCCGAAAAAGGTAGCTTCTCTTGCCGTGCAAACAATGACTGGGATGCAGGAAGAAAGAGTGATGACAACTTTAAAACATTTCCCAGGACATGGGGATACAAGTGTCGACTCACACCTAGATCTGCCAGTTATAGCACATGACTTAAAGAGGTTACATGAAGTGGAGCTTGTACCTTTCAAAGAATGCATTAAGACGGGAGCAGATGCAATCATGACCGCTCATGTATATTTCCCGGCTTTGGAAACGGAAGAGAATACTCCTGCAACCCTTTCGAAATCAGTGATTACCGGTCTATTACGGGAAAAATTAGGGTTTGACGGGGTGATTACGACCGATTGCATGGAAATGGATGCAATCGCAAAAGGTATAGGTACAGTTGAAGGAGCTTTAAGAGCAGTCGAAGCTGGTGTTGATTTAGTAATGGTTTCTCATATTCATTCGCTTCAAGAGCAATCCATTATAAAAATAGTGGAGGGTGTTAGGAACGGAGTTATCTTGGAAGCTCGTATAGACGAGTCAGTAAATAGGATTGACAACATGATTGGGAACTACGCTTCTTGGGATGAAATTGAACAAGTTTCAGAAGTACCTGCGTTCGTAGGTAGTGATTCGCATCGAGAGCTGATGCGGGAAATTTATAAAGCTGGAATTACGAAAGTCTACGGTAATGGTGAAGCGATTGCCCATGAAGCTAAAGTTCTATTAATTTATCCAACAAATGAGTATGCAACTATGGTTGAGGACCGTAGATATTCAACGATTGGAATGGCAGATGAGTTGATGAAGGTCCACAAGAACGTTGAAATACTTGAAATTATTCCAGCGGACTATGCAGTGGCAATCGAAGGTGCTGTTGAAAAGTCGACTGGGTATGACCATGTGGTTGTATTAACATTGAATGCCGTGAAAGATCCAGCACAAGAGAGATTAGTACACAAGTTAATCGAGTCGGGAAAGCCGGTAGATGTAATTGCTATTCGTTCACCGTATGATGCAGCTTTATTCCAGAATGCCAATAGAGTGATATGTACGTATGAATTCACTAAAAGCGCTTTTGAAATAGTTTCTGAATTTTTAGTTGGAAAGGTGGAAGTTAAGGGAAAATTGCCTGTTAGCCTACCTTTCATTGAAACAATATTTTAA